In Sphaeramia orbicularis chromosome 5, fSphaOr1.1, whole genome shotgun sequence, a genomic segment contains:
- the srsf3b gene encoding serine/arginine-rich splicing factor 3b isoform X1, whose translation MHRDCPLDCKVYVGNLGNNGNKTELERAFGYYGPLRSVWVARNPPGFAFVEFEDPRDATDAVRELDGRTLCGCRVRVELSNGEKRSRTRGAPPSWSRRPRDRDDYRRRSPPPRRRSPRRRSFSRSRSRSFSRDRRRERSLSRDRNHKPSRSFSRSRSRSRSNDRK comes from the exons ATGCATCGTGACTGTCCTCTAGACTGCAAAGTCTATGTTGGAAACTTGGGCAACAATGGAAACAAGACTGAGCTAGAGAGAGCATTTGGCTATTATGGCCCTCTCCGCAGTGTTTGGGTGGCGAGGAACCCCCCAGGCTTCGCCTTTGTAGAATTTGAAGACCCCAGAGATGCTACTGACGCAGTACGTGAGCTCGATGGAAG GACTTTGTGTGGCTGTCGGGTGCGAGTAGAGCTGTCCAATGGTGAGAAGCGCAGCCGTACTCGTGGCGCTCCCCCCTCATGGAGCAGACGTCCTCGAGATAGAGATGACTACAGGCGTCGTAGCCCACCTCCAAGGCGAAG ATCCCCTCGCAGGAGGAGCTTCAGCCGCAGTCGAAGCAG GtctttttccagagacagaaggAGGGAGAGGTCCCTCTCTCGGGATAGGAACCACAAACCTTCAAGGTCCTTTTCACGATCAAGGAG CCGCTCCAGGTCAAATGACAGAAAATAG
- the srsf3b gene encoding serine/arginine-rich splicing factor 3b isoform X2, translated as MHRDCPLDCKVYVGNLGNNGNKTELERAFGYYGPLRSVWVARNPPGFAFVEFEDPRDATDAVRELDGRTLCGCRVRVELSNGEKRSRTRGAPPSWSRRPRDRDDYRRRSPPPRRRATTMPLLTTLNQLVLFQHHVTADHRAPISLAGAVT; from the exons ATGCATCGTGACTGTCCTCTAGACTGCAAAGTCTATGTTGGAAACTTGGGCAACAATGGAAACAAGACTGAGCTAGAGAGAGCATTTGGCTATTATGGCCCTCTCCGCAGTGTTTGGGTGGCGAGGAACCCCCCAGGCTTCGCCTTTGTAGAATTTGAAGACCCCAGAGATGCTACTGACGCAGTACGTGAGCTCGATGGAAG GACTTTGTGTGGCTGTCGGGTGCGAGTAGAGCTGTCCAATGGTGAGAAGCGCAGCCGTACTCGTGGCGCTCCCCCCTCATGGAGCAGACGTCCTCGAGATAGAGATGACTACAGGCGTCGTAGCCCACCTCCAAGGCGAAG AGCCACCACCATGCCTCTTCTCACCACCCTCAATCAACTAGTCCTCTTTCAGCATCATGTGACTGCTGACCATCGTGCCCCAATCAGCTTGGCTGGTGCTGTCACATGA